Genomic DNA from Chloroflexota bacterium:
CGTCCATCAGCAGTAGCCGGGGGCGAGCCATCATGGCGCGTCCGGTTGCCAGCATTTGTTGCTCGCCACCGGAAAGCGTGCCCGATACCTGGGTGCGGCGTTCTTTTAGTCGGGGAAAGAGATCGAAAACGCGTTCCATATCGGTTTTCATTTCCGCTTTATTGTCGCGGCTGTATGCACCCATTTCCAGGTTTTCAGCTACGGTCAGTTTTGAGAAAATTCCGCGGCCTTCTGGAACCATAGCGACGCGCTTGTAGACAATCTCATGTGCTGGATAGGCAGCTAGATCCTCGCCTTCCAATTTGATATTTCCCTGGGCCGGTTTGATCAATCCGCTGATGGTACGCAAGGTGGTAGTTTTTCCTGCACCGTTAGCACCGATCAAGGTGACGATTTCGCCTTCTTCCACGGTGATAGAGATTCCTTTCAGTGCGTGGATATTGCCATAGTAGGTATGAATGTTGTTAACTTCTAACATTGCCATAGTGATCTCTCCTGATTTAGGCTGCCTCGGAGCTGATTTCGAGTTCTAGCCCCGCAGCAGCACCACGACCCAAATAGGCCTCGATCACGCGCGGGTTGCGTTGGATATCTTCCGGGGTGCCCTCAGCGATTTTTTGTCCAAAGTCCATCACACTAATTTGTTCGCTGATGCCCATCACGACACGCATATCGTGCTCAATTAGCAAGATCGTGACTTCCAGTTCGTCACGCAAGTAACGGATGAAACGCATCATGTCAGCCGATTCGTTTGGATTCATCCCCGCGGTAGGTTCATCCAAAAGCAGCAGCTTGGGTTTACTTGCCAGCGCGCGGGCAATTTCCAAGCGGCGTTGAGCGCCGTAGGGCAGGTTATGTGCAGTATGGTCGCCCAGGCCTTTTAATCCGACAAAGTTCAACAAGCGTTGGGCTTCGTCGAGGGCGGCTTGTTCTTCTTTGAGAAACCCTGGAGTTTTGAAAAGCGCTGTCAGCCAGGGGGTTTTCAGGTGCGGATGTTGACCTACCAGGATATTCTCGATGGCTGTCATATTTGAGAACAAGCGAATATTCTGATAGGTGCGGGCAATCCCGAAGCGCGTGATCCGGTCAGTTGAAAGACCTTGTATGATATGCCCGTTGAAGTCGATTACACCTTCTTCCGGGACATAGAAGCCAGTAATGCAGTTAAAGAAGGTTGTTTTCCCGGCTCCGTTGGGGCCAATTACGCTGGAAATCGAGTATTCTTCAATGTCAACATCGAAACTATTGACTGCGACTAGACCACCAAAGCGTTTTGTGACTTCTCGAGTTTTAAGAATTGTTCCCATGATGTCTAGCCCTCCAATTCTCCAAAAGTTCCGGCGCCGGGTATTTGGTCATCGATTCCGGCCTTTAATTCGCGTTTACGAGTGGGTTCTGGAATAAAACCTTCTGGTTTGACAAGCATCATTACAATCAGTAAGAGGCCATACATGAGCAGTCGGTATTCAGCAAACTCACGCAGAATTTCTGGGAGACCAACCAGGATCAAAGCGCCAACGATCACGCCAGGGATGCTTCCCAAGCCACCCACAATGATGAGCGCCAGGGCGTTGATCGACCACAACAAGTTGAAGCTGTGGGGAAAGATGTTGCCTAGCCGTGCGGCGAAGATCGCTCCAGACATCGCAGAGAATGCTGCACCAATTGCAAAGGCCAGTAATTTTGTTTGCACGAGGTTGATGCCCATGGCTTCGGCGACGTCTTCGTCTTCGCGCATAGCCATCCATTGACGGCCCAGGCGTGAGTCGCGCAAGCGTATCGTAACAAAAGCCGCCAGGAGCGAACCGGCAATTA
This window encodes:
- a CDS encoding ABC transporter ATP-binding protein, translating into MAMLEVNNIHTYYGNIHALKGISITVEEGEIVTLIGANGAGKTTTLRTISGLIKPAQGNIKLEGEDLAAYPAHEIVYKRVAMVPEGRGIFSKLTVAENLEMGAYSRDNKAEMKTDMERVFDLFPRLKERRTQVSGTLSGGEQQMLATGRAMMARPRLLLMDEPSMGLAPVLVESVFDTIVRINKEGTTVLLVEQNATMALQIASRGYVLQTGEIVLHDSADNLQKNEMVQKAYLGIE
- a CDS encoding ABC transporter ATP-binding protein; translated protein: MGTILKTREVTKRFGGLVAVNSFDVDIEEYSISSVIGPNGAGKTTFFNCITGFYVPEEGVIDFNGHIIQGLSTDRITRFGIARTYQNIRLFSNMTAIENILVGQHPHLKTPWLTALFKTPGFLKEEQAALDEAQRLLNFVGLKGLGDHTAHNLPYGAQRRLEIARALASKPKLLLLDEPTAGMNPNESADMMRFIRYLRDELEVTILLIEHDMRVVMGISEQISVMDFGQKIAEGTPEDIQRNPRVIEAYLGRGAAAGLELEISSEAA